A single region of the Massilia sp. erpn genome encodes:
- the rsgA gene encoding ribosome small subunit-dependent GTPase A, with product MSKTIRLGTIIAAHGRHYLAESEGVRLQCVTRGKKTNVAVGDSVRLTLTSPDQAVIDAIEERKTLLYRSDQYKSKLLAANLTQLFIVVATEPSFSDDLVSRSLVAAEAAGITAHLILNKTDVTDSLPRARERLQVYTAMGYPLHEVSARAEPEATVAKLAPLLAGQSSILIGQSGMGKSSLINLLVPDADIATREISEALDTGKHTTTFTRLYHLGEDGCVIDSPGFQEFGLYHLSEGMLERAFRDFAPHLGHCKFYNCRHLSEPQCSVLAAVEEGKIARMRHTLYGQLLHESAQTLY from the coding sequence ATGAGCAAGACGATTCGCCTCGGCACCATCATCGCCGCCCACGGCCGCCACTACCTGGCCGAATCGGAGGGCGTGCGCCTGCAATGCGTCACGCGCGGCAAGAAGACCAATGTGGCGGTGGGCGACAGCGTGCGCCTGACCCTGACCTCGCCCGACCAGGCGGTGATCGACGCCATCGAAGAGCGCAAGACCCTGCTCTACCGCTCCGACCAGTACAAGTCCAAGCTGCTGGCGGCGAACTTGACGCAGCTGTTTATCGTGGTCGCCACCGAACCGAGTTTTTCCGACGACCTGGTGTCGCGCTCCCTGGTGGCGGCGGAAGCGGCCGGCATCACTGCGCACCTGATCCTGAACAAGACCGACGTCACCGATTCCCTGCCGCGCGCGCGCGAACGGCTGCAGGTGTATACGGCCATGGGCTATCCGCTGCACGAAGTGTCGGCGCGCGCCGAGCCGGAAGCCACGGTGGCCAAGCTGGCGCCGCTGCTGGCCGGCCAGTCCTCCATCCTGATCGGCCAGTCCGGCATGGGAAAGTCCTCGCTGATCAATCTCTTGGTGCCGGATGCCGATATCGCCACGCGCGAAATCAGCGAGGCGCTCGACACCGGCAAGCACACCACCACCTTCACCCGCCTGTACCACCTGGGCGAGGATGGCTGCGTGATCGATTCGCCGGGCTTCCAGGAATTCGGCCTGTACCATTTGAGCGAAGGCATGCTGGAGCGGGCTTTCCGCGACTTCGCGCCACACCTTGGACATTGCAAGTTCTACAACTGCCGCCACCTGAGCGAACCACAATGCAGCGTGCTGGCGGCCGTCGAAGAAGGCAAGATCGCGCGCATGCGCCACACTTTATACGGCCAGCTGCTGCACGAATCCGCACAAACGCTTTATTAA
- a CDS encoding ATP-binding protein, giving the protein MEMFAVDDDVAQWELALLPLRGVARLPVLLPLAWHLRQRDSARAEAFAAEALALLAQTRLDADACSLISARLHLVQGEARWLQGRLDEAAALAAQALAAAQALDDPASRGDAHWLQAWIAVDRGEHRRCDEELALCAEAARGAGDQERLAVAEGASARWAVLHDPRAAAVRWGAHFARKTERLSLAAATWISDYMGLAASQVNDFGAAASHYIHCYESALETGQLRAAIIAATNIGEDFCILNDHHAALEWMQCALDLARPTGWPRSIGACLMHTADTMRRLGRMDAADELLREALAILAPVSGARSYAIALQYLGDLSLDRSQHSSALDAFLRLQGRAEVLNQPDFLSVARRGQAHALSCLGRAQEALDTALDAVHLAAEEGNAHHQIAALRVLALIYSQHALPPPQGMTALNPPLHYLHQALHVAATVDGYIVPGDLYEALAHEYARAAHYEQAYEMALAASAARERTHSQEATNRAIAMQVHHQTEHARAEGHHHRELAASEARRAEVLQQTSATLERLSAIGQEVTTHLDAGAVFRVLNRHVHALLAANTFVIYLCDPDGARLSRAFGVEDGQSLPENSLPLDHPTAYSVRCLLERREIYLENTAHLQHPVAAVTPGTQVSVSALFVPLLAGERVLGVMTVQAMHANAYGERERLIFRTLCAYGAIALDNAHAYRQLKDAQSQLVSQEKLAALGSLMAGVAHELNTPIGNSLLIASTLEHKTADLEVAMNGPGLRRSELAAYIADARKASELVMRGLHSAADLVNSFKQVAVDRTTEQRRNFNLHQVTHEIVATMMNRIRASNHSIAFEVPQLLALDSYPGPFGQVITNLINNALLHAFEGRENGRMRLEASTPVEGRVQICFSDDGDGIAPEHLGRIFDPFFTTKLGQGGSGLGLSISYNIVSSLLGGQIAVSSSSAGTAFTLDLPLTAPVHDPERAASIY; this is encoded by the coding sequence ATGGAGATGTTCGCTGTCGATGACGACGTGGCGCAATGGGAGCTGGCCCTCTTGCCCTTGCGTGGCGTCGCCCGTCTGCCGGTGCTGCTGCCGCTGGCCTGGCATCTGCGCCAGCGCGACAGCGCGCGCGCCGAAGCCTTCGCCGCCGAAGCCCTGGCCCTGCTGGCACAAACCCGTCTCGATGCCGATGCCTGTAGCCTGATCAGTGCCCGCCTGCACCTGGTGCAGGGCGAGGCGCGCTGGCTGCAGGGCCGCCTGGACGAAGCGGCCGCGCTGGCGGCCCAGGCGCTGGCGGCGGCGCAAGCCCTGGACGATCCCGCCAGCCGCGGCGACGCCCATTGGCTGCAAGCCTGGATCGCCGTCGACCGCGGCGAACACCGGCGCTGCGACGAGGAATTGGCGCTGTGCGCGGAAGCCGCGCGCGGCGCCGGCGACCAGGAAAGGCTGGCCGTGGCAGAAGGCGCCAGCGCGCGCTGGGCCGTCCTGCACGATCCGCGCGCCGCGGCGGTGCGCTGGGGTGCCCACTTCGCGCGCAAGACCGAGCGCCTGTCGCTGGCCGCCGCCACCTGGATCAGCGACTATATGGGCCTGGCCGCCAGCCAGGTCAACGACTTCGGCGCCGCCGCCAGCCACTACATCCACTGCTACGAATCGGCGCTGGAAACCGGCCAGCTGCGCGCCGCCATCATCGCCGCCACCAATATCGGCGAAGACTTCTGCATCCTCAACGACCACCATGCGGCGCTGGAATGGATGCAGTGCGCGCTCGACCTGGCGCGCCCCACCGGCTGGCCGCGCAGCATCGGCGCCTGCCTGATGCACACCGCCGACACCATGCGCCGCCTGGGCCGCATGGACGCCGCCGACGAGCTGCTGCGCGAGGCGCTGGCGATCCTGGCCCCCGTGTCCGGCGCGCGCAGCTATGCCATCGCCCTGCAGTATCTGGGCGACCTCTCGCTCGACCGCAGCCAGCATTCCTCGGCGCTGGATGCCTTCCTGCGCCTGCAGGGCCGGGCCGAAGTCCTGAACCAGCCCGACTTTCTGAGCGTGGCGCGGCGCGGCCAGGCGCATGCCCTGTCCTGCCTGGGCCGCGCCCAGGAGGCGCTGGATACCGCGCTGGACGCCGTGCATCTGGCGGCCGAGGAAGGCAATGCCCATCACCAGATCGCCGCGCTGCGCGTGCTGGCGCTGATCTACAGCCAGCACGCGCTGCCGCCGCCGCAAGGCATGACGGCGCTGAATCCGCCGCTGCACTATCTGCACCAGGCCTTGCACGTGGCCGCCACGGTGGACGGCTATATCGTGCCGGGCGACCTGTACGAAGCCCTGGCCCACGAATACGCGCGCGCCGCCCATTACGAACAGGCTTACGAGATGGCGCTGGCCGCCAGCGCCGCGCGCGAACGCACCCACAGCCAGGAAGCCACCAACCGCGCCATCGCCATGCAGGTGCACCACCAGACCGAGCATGCGCGCGCCGAAGGCCATCACCACCGCGAGCTGGCGGCGTCCGAAGCGCGCCGCGCCGAGGTGCTGCAGCAGACCAGCGCCACGCTGGAACGCCTGTCGGCCATCGGCCAGGAAGTGACCACCCACCTGGACGCCGGCGCCGTGTTCCGCGTGCTGAACCGCCATGTGCATGCCCTGCTCGCGGCCAATACCTTCGTCATCTACCTGTGCGACCCGGACGGGGCGCGCCTGAGCCGCGCCTTCGGCGTGGAGGATGGTCAGTCCCTGCCCGAGAACTCGCTGCCGCTCGACCATCCCACCGCCTACTCGGTGCGCTGCCTGCTGGAGCGGCGCGAAATCTACCTGGAGAACACGGCCCACCTGCAGCATCCGGTGGCCGCCGTCACGCCCGGCACGCAAGTCAGCGTCAGCGCCCTCTTCGTGCCGCTGCTGGCGGGCGAGCGCGTGCTGGGCGTGATGACGGTGCAGGCCATGCACGCCAATGCCTATGGCGAGCGCGAAAGGCTGATCTTCCGCACCCTGTGCGCCTATGGCGCCATCGCGCTGGACAACGCCCACGCCTACCGCCAGCTGAAGGACGCGCAAAGCCAGCTGGTCTCGCAGGAAAAACTGGCGGCCCTGGGCTCCCTGATGGCGGGCGTGGCGCACGAGCTGAATACGCCGATCGGCAACAGCCTGCTGATCGCCAGCACCCTGGAACACAAGACGGCCGACCTGGAGGTGGCGATGAACGGCCCCGGCCTGCGCCGCTCCGAACTGGCGGCCTATATCGCCGATGCGCGCAAGGCCTCCGAGCTGGTGATGCGCGGCCTGCACAGCGCGGCCGACCTGGTAAACAGTTTCAAGCAGGTGGCCGTGGACCGCACCACGGAGCAGCGCCGCAACTTCAATCTGCACCAGGTCACGCATGAAATCGTGGCGACCATGATGAACCGCATCCGCGCCTCCAACCACAGCATCGCCTTCGAGGTGCCGCAGCTGCTGGCGCTGGACAGCTATCCCGGCCCCTTCGGCCAGGTCATCACCAATTTGATCAACAACGCCCTGCTGCACGCCTTCGAAGGCCGCGAGAACGGCCGCATGCGCCTGGAAGCCAGCACACCGGTGGAGGGCCGGGTGCAGATCTGTTTCAGCGACGACGGCGACGGCATCGCGCCCGAACACCTGGGCCGCATCTTCGATCCCTTCTTCACCACCAAGCTGGGTCAGGGCGGCAGCGGCCTGGGGCTGTCGATCAGCTATAACATCGTCAGCTCGCTGCTGGGCGGGCAGATCGCCGTCAGCAGCAGCAGCGCCGGCACCGCCTTCACGCTGGACCTGCCGCTGACGGCGCCCGTGCACGATCCGGAGCGCGCGGCTTCTATCTACTAA
- the argF gene encoding ornithine carbamoyltransferase, with the protein MSTKKPIKHYLQFSDFTLEEYEYVIERAHVIKRKFKNYEIYHPLIDRTLVMVFEKNSTRTRLSFEAGMHQLGGAAIYLNTRDSQLGRGEPVEDAGQVMSRMCDIIMVRTFGQEIIERFAANSRVPVINGLTNEHHPCQVFADIFTYYEHRGPITGKTVAWVGDANNMLYSWLQAAEVFGFHLNVSTPKGYDMDLSQVKTERYTFFDNPSDACAGAHLVNTDVWTSMGYEAENAARLKAFDGFMVDAAKMQRAAPDALFMHCLPAHRGEEVAAEVIDGPQSVVWDEAENRLHIQKALIEYLLLGRIGSK; encoded by the coding sequence ATGTCTACGAAAAAACCGATCAAACACTACCTCCAGTTTTCCGATTTCACGTTGGAAGAATATGAATACGTGATCGAGCGCGCCCATGTCATCAAGCGTAAGTTCAAGAACTACGAGATCTACCACCCGCTGATCGACCGCACCCTGGTGATGGTGTTTGAAAAGAATTCGACCCGCACCCGCCTCTCCTTCGAGGCCGGCATGCACCAGCTGGGCGGCGCCGCCATCTACCTGAACACGCGCGACAGCCAGCTGGGACGCGGCGAACCGGTGGAAGACGCCGGCCAGGTGATGTCCCGCATGTGCGACATCATCATGGTGCGCACCTTCGGCCAGGAGATCATCGAGCGTTTCGCCGCCAATTCGCGCGTGCCGGTGATCAATGGCCTGACCAACGAGCACCACCCCTGCCAGGTGTTTGCCGACATCTTCACCTACTACGAGCACCGCGGCCCGATCACGGGCAAGACCGTGGCCTGGGTGGGCGACGCCAACAATATGCTGTACTCCTGGCTGCAGGCGGCCGAAGTGTTCGGCTTCCACCTGAACGTGTCCACGCCAAAAGGCTACGATATGGACCTGTCGCAGGTGAAGACCGAGCGCTACACCTTCTTCGACAATCCGTCCGACGCCTGCGCCGGCGCCCACCTGGTCAACACCGACGTCTGGACCAGCATGGGTTACGAGGCTGAAAACGCGGCCCGCCTGAAAGCCTTCGACGGCTTCATGGTCGACGCGGCCAAGATGCAGCGCGCCGCGCCCGACGCACTCTTCATGCACTGCCTGCCCGCCCACCGCGGCGAGGAAGTGGCGGCCGAAGTGATCGACGGCCCGCAATCGGTGGTCTGGGACGAGGCGGAAAACCGCCTGCACATCCAGAAGGCCCTGATCGAGTACCTGCTGCTGGGCCGCATCGGCAGCAAGTAA
- a CDS encoding argininosuccinate synthase codes for MSDIKKVVLAYSGGLDTSVILKWLQDNYQCEIVTFTADLGQGEELEPARAKALKFGIKPENIFIDDVREEFVRDFVFPMFRANTVYEGEYLLGTSIARPLIAKRLIEIANQTGADAISHGATGKGNDQVRFELGAYALKPGVKVIAPWREWDLLSREKLLKYAEDAGIAIDMKHKNGGAPYSMDANLLHISFEGRHLENPSAEAEESMWRWTVSPEAAPDQAEYLDIEYEQGDIVALNGKRLSAAAVLTELNRLGGKHGIGRLDLVENRYVGMKSRGCYETPGGTIMLKAHRAIESITLDREVAHLKDDLMPRYASLIYNGYWWAPERVALQTLIDHTQQTVNGWVRVKLYKGNVIVVSRDSKTDSLFDQTIATFDEDGGAYNQADAGGFIKLNALRMRIAANARNKRGQ; via the coding sequence ATGAGCGACATTAAAAAAGTAGTCCTCGCCTATTCCGGCGGCCTGGACACCTCCGTTATCCTGAAATGGCTGCAGGATAACTACCAATGTGAAATCGTTACCTTCACGGCCGACCTGGGCCAGGGCGAAGAGCTGGAACCGGCGCGCGCCAAGGCGCTGAAGTTCGGCATCAAGCCCGAGAACATCTTCATCGACGACGTGCGCGAAGAATTCGTGCGCGATTTCGTCTTCCCCATGTTCCGCGCCAACACCGTGTACGAAGGCGAATACCTGCTGGGCACCTCGATCGCCCGTCCGCTGATCGCCAAGCGCCTGATCGAAATCGCCAACCAGACCGGCGCCGACGCCATCTCGCACGGCGCCACCGGCAAGGGCAACGACCAGGTGCGTTTCGAACTGGGCGCCTATGCGCTGAAGCCGGGCGTGAAAGTGATCGCCCCATGGCGCGAATGGGATCTGCTGTCGCGCGAAAAGCTGCTGAAGTACGCGGAAGACGCCGGCATCGCCATCGACATGAAGCACAAGAACGGCGGCGCGCCGTACTCGATGGACGCCAACCTGCTGCATATTTCGTTTGAAGGCCGCCACCTGGAAAACCCGAGCGCGGAAGCCGAGGAATCGATGTGGCGCTGGACCGTGAGCCCGGAAGCGGCGCCCGACCAGGCTGAATACCTCGACATCGAATACGAGCAAGGCGACATCGTCGCCCTGAACGGCAAGCGCCTGAGCGCGGCCGCCGTGCTGACGGAACTGAACCGCCTGGGCGGCAAGCATGGCATCGGCCGTCTCGACCTGGTGGAAAACCGCTACGTCGGCATGAAGTCGCGCGGCTGCTATGAAACGCCGGGCGGCACTATCATGCTGAAAGCGCACCGCGCCATCGAATCGATCACCCTGGACCGCGAAGTGGCCCACCTGAAGGATGACCTGATGCCGCGCTACGCCTCGCTGATTTACAACGGCTACTGGTGGGCGCCGGAGCGCGTCGCGCTGCAAACCCTGATCGATCACACGCAGCAGACCGTGAACGGCTGGGTGCGCGTCAAGCTGTACAAGGGCAATGTGATCGTCGTCTCGCGCGATTCGAAGACCGACTCGCTGTTCGACCAGACCATCGCCACCTTCGACGAAGACGGCGGCGCCTACAACCAGGCCGACGCCGGCGGCTTCATCAAGCTGAACGCGCTGCGCATGCGCATCGCCGCCAACGCGCGCAACAAGCGCGGCCAGTAA
- a CDS encoding methyl-accepting chemotaxis protein, whose translation MIKNLSVKHKLYFGFGTILAVLIILLLLAYNRFQSLAEANNWDKHTMEVLHDIDSVNNAILSIQVEVRGYLLTGNESTLGGGDKDKIAEMKRDLRELIKLTADNPTQNERLKKAETVLATWADTLMRAQIEKRRSLGNAAGAADLMGQSKELRDSANAVLEGRRLLDEAAAEEDRLLAQRSQASQRQQENMLMVLTVGGAVCVTLSLLVVILLSKAILAPLANLSWAAGRIGEGDQNARATVNTGDELGQVGDAFNQMAQAIQTSQEKEKAASDLLKSKVDTLLVTINKAAAGDLTGNVAIGGEDAIGQLGDGMGRMFENLRLLINNVQKAGIQVTTSATEIAASAKEQEAMGVEQAQTSVEILATTKEISSNTSQLLKTMEDATAVADYTTSATAEAQGNLRRMDQTMHTMVAATDSINAKLAALSEKASNINSVLTTITKVADQTNILSLNAAIEAEKAGEAGRGFSVVATEIRRLADQTSVSTWDIEQMLKEMQSAVSASVMGMDKFSEEIRRSVGEVRQVVEQLSGVMDQVQKLAPQFDAVLQGMQSQAVGAQQITETMMQLNDATQQTVESLKSTSEAVHQLQYAATDLQSSVATFAVAGGG comes from the coding sequence ATGATCAAAAATCTGAGCGTCAAACACAAACTCTATTTCGGCTTTGGGACCATCCTCGCGGTCCTCATCATCCTGCTGCTGCTTGCCTATAACCGCTTCCAGAGCCTGGCCGAGGCAAATAACTGGGACAAGCACACCATGGAAGTGCTGCATGATATCGACTCGGTCAATAACGCCATCCTCAGCATCCAGGTCGAGGTACGCGGCTATCTCCTGACCGGCAACGAGTCCACCCTGGGCGGCGGCGACAAGGACAAGATCGCCGAAATGAAGCGCGACCTGCGCGAATTGATCAAGCTGACCGCCGACAATCCGACCCAGAACGAGCGCCTGAAAAAGGCCGAAACCGTACTCGCCACCTGGGCCGACACCCTGATGCGGGCCCAGATCGAAAAGCGCCGCTCGCTCGGCAACGCGGCCGGCGCAGCCGACCTCATGGGCCAGTCCAAGGAATTGCGCGACAGCGCCAACGCCGTGCTGGAAGGGCGCCGCCTGCTCGACGAAGCCGCCGCCGAGGAAGACCGGCTACTGGCCCAGCGCAGCCAGGCCAGCCAGCGCCAGCAGGAAAATATGCTGATGGTGCTGACCGTCGGCGGCGCCGTCTGCGTCACGCTGTCGCTGCTGGTGGTGATCCTGCTCTCCAAAGCCATCCTGGCGCCGCTGGCCAACCTGAGCTGGGCTGCGGGCCGCATCGGCGAAGGCGACCAGAATGCGCGTGCCACCGTCAACACCGGCGATGAACTGGGCCAGGTGGGCGATGCCTTCAACCAGATGGCGCAAGCCATTCAGACCAGCCAGGAGAAGGAAAAAGCGGCTTCCGACCTGCTCAAGTCCAAGGTCGATACCCTGCTGGTGACCATCAACAAGGCCGCCGCCGGCGACCTGACCGGCAATGTCGCCATCGGCGGCGAGGACGCCATCGGCCAGCTGGGCGATGGCATGGGACGCATGTTCGAGAATCTGCGCCTGCTGATCAACAATGTGCAGAAGGCCGGCATCCAGGTCACCACCTCGGCCACTGAAATCGCCGCTTCGGCCAAGGAACAGGAAGCCATGGGCGTGGAACAGGCCCAGACCAGCGTGGAAATCCTGGCCACCACCAAGGAAATCTCCAGCAATACCAGCCAGCTGCTGAAGACCATGGAAGACGCTACTGCCGTCGCCGACTACACCACCAGCGCCACCGCCGAAGCGCAGGGCAATCTGCGCCGCATGGACCAGACCATGCACACCATGGTGGCGGCCACCGACTCGATCAACGCCAAGCTGGCCGCGCTATCGGAAAAGGCCAGCAATATCAACAGCGTGCTGACCACCATCACGAAAGTGGCCGACCAGACCAATATCCTCTCGCTCAACGCCGCCATCGAGGCCGAGAAAGCGGGCGAGGCGGGCCGCGGCTTCTCGGTGGTGGCCACCGAAATCCGTCGCCTGGCCGACCAAACCTCGGTCTCCACCTGGGACATCGAGCAGATGCTCAAGGAGATGCAGTCGGCCGTCTCGGCCAGCGTGATGGGCATGGACAAATTCTCCGAAGAGATCCGGCGCAGCGTGGGCGAGGTGCGCCAGGTGGTCGAGCAGCTCTCAGGCGTGATGGACCAGGTGCAGAAGCTGGCGCCGCAGTTCGACGCTGTGCTGCAAGGCATGCAGTCGCAGGCCGTGGGCGCCCAGCAGATCACCGAAACCATGATGCAGCTGAATGACGCCACCCAGCAGACGGTGGAGTCGCTGAAGTCCACCAGCGAGGCGGTACACCAGCTGCAGTACGCCGCTACCGACCTGCAATCCAGCGTTGCCACCTTCGCCGTCGCCGGCGGCGGCTAG
- a CDS encoding chemotaxis protein CheW yields MKVLVFHIGADRYGLPLAAVQRVLPLMELKALPLAPDAVAGLMNLHGASVPVIDLCRISGGAAAPQQVDTRILLVDYRTPQGEPHALGLLAEKVQGVQDVDAAALSPSGVAAAPFLGAVAGDAAGLVQLVRLEELLPPPLRALLFQPEGEARGTPS; encoded by the coding sequence ATGAAAGTGCTGGTCTTCCATATCGGCGCCGACCGCTACGGCCTGCCGCTGGCGGCCGTGCAGCGCGTGCTGCCGCTGATGGAGCTGAAGGCGCTGCCGCTGGCGCCGGACGCCGTGGCCGGCTTGATGAACCTGCACGGCGCCAGCGTGCCTGTGATCGATCTATGCCGCATCAGCGGCGGCGCGGCGGCGCCGCAGCAGGTCGATACCCGCATCCTGCTGGTCGATTACCGCACGCCGCAAGGCGAGCCGCATGCCTTGGGCCTGCTGGCCGAAAAAGTGCAAGGCGTGCAGGACGTCGACGCGGCGGCGCTCAGTCCCAGCGGCGTGGCCGCCGCCCCCTTCCTCGGCGCCGTGGCGGGCGACGCGGCCGGCCTCGTGCAACTGGTGCGGCTGGAAGAGCTGCTGCCACCGCCCCTGCGCGCGCTGCTGTTCCAGCCTGAGGGCGAAGCCAGGGGCACACCATCATGA
- a CDS encoding protein-glutamate O-methyltransferase CheR, with protein MKATELLRQATGMNLSRAAVDEAVQQRMELTGCRDRKAYLRAIAPEELTALVELLVVPESWLFRDPQAFVIAVQHVQLRAADATRMGRPVRILSLPCAGGEEPYSMAMALADAGIAPSAYAIDACDLSPACIARAQRGVYGRNAFRNSDLSFRERYFTPLGSERYQINEEIQRQVRFRQANLLTLDATRWRGCYDVVFCRNLLIYFDKPTVRAAIGRIATMLADNGVLLSGYAELPSFVHNGFTPLPHRQAFALRKDDSGPAAAIVQPTWFPERRQAPPCDGAAIPARGTPTRRSSDVARLMRQSLAPIASSPAVPTARQPAPVPQPTLQPLPRAARAQPVAPAAAAVVPTRPAVADAQATAETLAEARRLADQGRVDEAAAACRRWLERAPDSAEAYFILGLLSEIGRQPEQAEALLKRCLYLQPDHYEALCHLALLTEQGGDPSAAATLKARAARVYQRQQPQ; from the coding sequence ATGAAAGCCACCGAGCTGCTGCGCCAGGCCACCGGCATGAATCTGTCGCGCGCCGCGGTGGACGAGGCGGTGCAGCAGCGCATGGAGCTGACCGGCTGCCGCGACCGCAAAGCCTATCTGCGCGCTATCGCGCCGGAAGAACTGACCGCTCTGGTGGAGCTGCTGGTGGTACCGGAATCCTGGCTGTTCCGCGACCCGCAAGCCTTTGTCATCGCCGTCCAGCATGTGCAGCTGCGCGCCGCCGACGCCACGCGCATGGGCCGGCCGGTGCGCATCCTGTCCCTGCCCTGCGCCGGCGGCGAAGAACCGTATTCGATGGCGATGGCGCTGGCCGACGCCGGGATAGCGCCATCGGCCTACGCCATCGACGCCTGCGACCTGAGTCCAGCCTGCATCGCGCGTGCCCAGCGCGGCGTGTATGGCCGCAATGCCTTCCGCAACAGCGACCTGTCCTTCCGCGAGCGCTATTTCACGCCGCTCGGCAGCGAGCGTTACCAGATCAATGAAGAAATCCAGCGCCAGGTGCGCTTCCGCCAGGCCAATCTGCTTACGCTCGACGCCACGCGCTGGCGGGGCTGCTATGACGTGGTCTTTTGCCGCAATCTGCTGATCTATTTCGACAAGCCCACGGTGCGCGCGGCGATTGGGCGCATCGCCACCATGCTGGCCGACAATGGCGTCCTGCTGTCCGGCTATGCCGAGCTGCCCAGCTTTGTGCACAACGGCTTCACGCCGCTGCCGCACCGCCAGGCGTTCGCCCTGCGCAAGGACGACAGCGGCCCGGCCGCCGCTATCGTCCAGCCAACCTGGTTCCCGGAACGGCGCCAGGCGCCGCCCTGCGACGGCGCCGCCATCCCCGCGCGCGGCACGCCCACCCGCCGCAGCTCGGATGTGGCGCGCCTGATGCGGCAAAGCCTGGCGCCCATAGCATCCTCGCCCGCCGTGCCAACCGCGCGCCAGCCTGCGCCGGTGCCCCAGCCGACACTTCAGCCGCTGCCGCGTGCCGCGCGCGCGCAGCCTGTGGCGCCAGCGGCCGCAGCGGTAGTGCCGACCAGGCCAGCCGTTGCCGATGCGCAGGCCACCGCCGAGACGCTGGCCGAGGCCCGTCGCCTGGCCGACCAGGGCCGCGTCGATGAAGCGGCCGCCGCCTGCCGTCGCTGGCTGGAACGCGCGCCCGATTCGGCCGAGGCCTATTTCATCCTTGGCCTGCTGAGCGAAATCGGCCGACAGCCGGAACAAGCCGAGGCGCTGCTGAAGCGCTGCCTCTACCTGCAGCCCGACCATTACGAAGCCCTGTGCCATCTGGCCCTATTGACCGAGCAAGGTGGCGACCCCAGTGCCGCCGCCACGCTGAAGGCGCGCGCGGCGCGCGTCTACCAGCGCCAGCAGCCCCAATAA
- a CDS encoding chemotaxis protein CheW: MTTAQAQELNDCWNRIGVAGDHSCAQLPQAIHCRNCPVYAGAAQHNLQRPLSPGYRHEWAEYFRRPAQESARHDASCVVFRIGIEWLSLPTPLFLQVAPQAQPHRLPHRAAHGLAGIVNVSGKLYPCVSLAALMGIDERDTQDRSGHHIFPRLLLVRMENEIYALPVAELHGIERYRSEDMLAPAATINKGLTRYLAGVLPLREMQIGCLDAGLLAHQLARTLR, encoded by the coding sequence ATGACGACTGCCCAAGCCCAAGAGCTCAACGATTGCTGGAACCGCATAGGCGTGGCGGGCGACCACAGTTGCGCCCAACTGCCGCAGGCCATCCACTGCCGCAACTGCCCGGTATATGCCGGCGCGGCCCAACATAATCTGCAGCGCCCGCTCTCGCCCGGCTACCGGCACGAATGGGCCGAGTATTTCCGCCGTCCGGCGCAAGAAAGCGCGCGCCACGACGCCTCCTGCGTGGTCTTCCGCATCGGCATCGAGTGGCTGTCCCTGCCCACGCCCCTGTTCCTGCAGGTGGCGCCGCAAGCCCAGCCTCACCGCCTGCCGCACCGCGCGGCGCATGGCCTGGCAGGCATCGTCAATGTCAGCGGCAAGCTCTATCCCTGCGTGTCGCTGGCGGCCCTGATGGGCATCGACGAACGCGACACCCAGGACCGCAGCGGCCACCATATCTTCCCGCGCCTGCTGCTGGTGCGCATGGAGAACGAAATCTATGCCCTGCCCGTGGCCGAGCTGCACGGCATCGAACGCTACCGCAGCGAGGACATGCTGGCGCCGGCCGCCACCATCAACAAGGGCTTGACGCGCTATCTGGCAGGCGTGCTGCCGCTGCGCGAGATGCAGATCGGCTGTCTGGATGCCGGCCTGCTGGCCCACCAGCTTGCGAGAACCCTGCGATGA